In Sphingopyxis sp. 113P3, one DNA window encodes the following:
- a CDS encoding carbonic anhydrase — MTHFDDLLAGYARFRANGWKQQRERWEELAEGQSPKVMIIACSDSRSEPADIFDTNPGEIFVVRNVAALVPPFETSPGRHGVSAALEFAVQFLNVEEIVVMGHGMCGGCHAALHRTMEGAEPGRGGFIADWIAVLDEASAEVRANFPDHASREAGRAMELAGVKVSLANLRTFPCIQEREKRGRLTLRGAFFAINEGVLHLLDEATGAFAPA, encoded by the coding sequence ATGACTCACTTCGATGACCTGCTCGCCGGCTATGCCCGTTTCCGCGCCAATGGCTGGAAGCAGCAGCGCGAGCGCTGGGAGGAGCTGGCGGAAGGCCAGTCACCCAAGGTGATGATCATCGCCTGTTCCGACAGCCGCTCCGAGCCGGCAGACATATTCGATACCAACCCGGGCGAAATCTTCGTCGTGCGCAACGTCGCAGCGCTCGTCCCCCCGTTCGAGACCAGCCCCGGCCGTCACGGCGTTTCGGCGGCACTCGAATTTGCCGTGCAATTTCTAAACGTCGAGGAAATCGTCGTCATGGGGCACGGCATGTGCGGCGGATGCCACGCGGCTCTCCACCGCACGATGGAGGGCGCCGAGCCCGGTCGCGGCGGCTTTATCGCTGACTGGATCGCAGTGCTGGACGAGGCAAGCGCAGAAGTGCGGGCGAATTTTCCTGACCACGCCAGCCGCGAAGCGGGTCGCGCAATGGAACTGGCGGGCGTGAAGGTCAGCCTCGCGAACTTGCGCACCTTCCCTTGCATCCAGGAACGCGAGAAGCGCGGAAGGCTGACGCTGCGAGGCGCCTTTTTTGCGATCAACGAAGGGGTACTGCACCTCCTCGACGAAGCGACCGGCGCGTTCGCACCCGCCTGA
- the alr gene encoding alanine racemase, producing MIDIASPLRLRLDSAALLHNWRWLAKAGGAEAGAAIKADGYGLGAREVMSHLADAGCRFFFVANWVEAAALMPLPAGVSLSVLHGVGDADMIAARTLPVRPVLISVEQVARWRAAGEGRACDVMIDTGMNRLGVRVEEARGGALNGIMVETLLSHLASADEDSPQTERQLEAFAAIRDAIPARRYSLANSAGICLGSDYGFDLTRPGLALYGGVPRAEAEGHIRQVASPEARVLQMRVVPAGETVGYGATWTAPRDCPVAVANMGYADGYLRCHAGAGGARWQGHALPLIGRVSMDLIAFDASGAPGLAEGDWLTLDYDLPTTAARSGLSQYELLTGLGSRFERYWT from the coding sequence ATGATCGACATCGCATCCCCCCTCCGGCTTCGTCTCGATTCTGCAGCGCTTCTTCACAATTGGCGCTGGCTGGCGAAGGCGGGCGGCGCAGAAGCGGGCGCCGCGATCAAGGCCGATGGTTACGGGCTCGGTGCGCGCGAGGTGATGAGCCATCTGGCCGACGCAGGCTGCCGCTTCTTCTTTGTCGCCAACTGGGTGGAGGCGGCGGCGCTCATGCCGTTGCCCGCCGGCGTGTCCCTCTCGGTACTTCACGGCGTGGGCGATGCAGACATGATCGCGGCGCGGACCTTGCCGGTCCGCCCTGTATTGATCAGCGTCGAACAGGTCGCTCGCTGGCGCGCGGCCGGAGAGGGGCGAGCGTGCGACGTGATGATCGACACCGGAATGAACCGGCTCGGCGTGCGTGTCGAGGAGGCGCGCGGCGGCGCGCTCAATGGAATCATGGTCGAAACCCTGCTCAGTCATCTCGCGTCGGCCGACGAGGATAGTCCGCAAACCGAGCGCCAGCTTGAAGCCTTTGCAGCGATCCGCGATGCGATCCCTGCGCGCCGGTATAGCCTGGCAAACAGTGCGGGCATTTGCCTCGGCTCCGACTATGGTTTTGACCTGACGCGCCCCGGATTGGCGCTCTATGGCGGGGTACCGCGCGCCGAGGCCGAAGGACATATACGCCAGGTTGCCTCTCCCGAGGCGCGGGTGCTCCAGATGCGGGTCGTGCCTGCGGGTGAAACGGTGGGTTATGGCGCGACGTGGACGGCGCCCCGAGATTGCCCGGTTGCGGTCGCGAACATGGGCTATGCCGACGGTTACCTGCGCTGCCATGCCGGGGCGGGCGGGGCGAGATGGCAAGGCCATGCCCTGCCGCTGATCGGCCGCGTGTCGATGGACCTCATCGCCTTTGATGCAAGCGGCGCCCCGGGGCTTGCCGAGGGCGACTGGCTGACGCTCGACTATGACCTGCCCACGACCGCGGCGCGCAGCGGCTTGTCGCAATATGAACTGCTGACAGGCCTCGGCTCGCGCTTCGAACGCTACTGGACCTAA
- a CDS encoding cyclase family protein, with protein MTRFIDLSIPITNHVVSDPPVMRPQISYMTHENTWEQIAMFFPGLTREDLPDGEGWAVESITLSTHNGTHMDAPWHFHSTTDSGASAAPSIDEAPLDLFFRPGVKLDFSDRPAGHVVSGAEVEAELARIGHALKPLDIVLVQSGAVYGTDNFTDQGCGMGAEATLYLTEHGVKVVGTDAWSWDAPFSHTAKRWEETRDPSIIWEGHKAGRIRPYYQIEKLTNLAALPPTGWTLSCFPVKIERASAGWIRAVALLDCSSD; from the coding sequence ATGACCCGCTTCATCGATCTCTCGATCCCGATCACCAACCATGTCGTGTCAGATCCGCCCGTGATGCGGCCGCAGATCAGCTACATGACCCACGAAAACACGTGGGAACAGATCGCGATGTTCTTTCCTGGACTGACCCGCGAGGACCTTCCCGATGGCGAAGGCTGGGCGGTCGAGAGCATTACTCTTTCGACGCACAACGGCACGCATATGGACGCGCCTTGGCATTTCCATTCGACCACTGACAGCGGTGCGAGCGCGGCGCCAAGCATCGATGAAGCCCCGCTCGACCTTTTCTTTCGACCGGGTGTGAAGCTCGACTTTTCCGACCGTCCGGCAGGCCATGTCGTGAGCGGCGCCGAAGTCGAGGCGGAGCTAGCGCGCATCGGACACGCGCTGAAGCCGCTCGACATCGTCCTCGTCCAGTCGGGCGCGGTCTACGGCACCGACAATTTCACCGACCAGGGCTGCGGCATGGGCGCTGAGGCCACGCTCTATCTGACCGAGCACGGTGTCAAAGTGGTCGGTACCGACGCCTGGAGCTGGGACGCCCCCTTCAGCCATACGGCAAAGCGGTGGGAGGAGACGCGCGATCCTTCGATTATCTGGGAAGGACACAAGGCCGGACGGATCCGGCCCTACTACCAGATCGAAAAGTTGACCAACCTTGCCGCCCTACCCCCCACGGGGTGGACGCTGAGCTGCTTTCCCGTGAAGATCGAGCGCGCAAGTGCCGGATGGATCCGCGCGGTGGCGCTCCTCGATTGCTCCTCCGACTGA
- the lipA gene encoding lipoyl synthase, whose product MVEKPRALAYVGPMNAPALKPSDRVRKPDWIRVKAPTSPGYAETRKLMRDLSLNTVCEEAACPNIGECWTKKHATVMILGDTCTRACAFCNVKTGMPRPVDPLEPEHVALAAAKMGLTHIVITSVDRDDLPDGGASQFVRVIEALRRETPSTTIEILTPDFRNKPESAVASIVDARPDVYNHNLETVPRLYPTIRPGARYYASLRLLEQVKRRDPSIFTKSGIMLGLGEERMEVHQVMDDMRSADIDFMTMGQYLQPTPKHAKVIDFVTPQAFDAYAQIARAKGFLQVASSPLTRSSYHAGDDFERMRAAREAQLARAAAS is encoded by the coding sequence ATGGTTGAGAAGCCGCGCGCGCTTGCCTATGTGGGCCCGATGAACGCTCCCGCACTCAAGCCGTCCGACCGTGTCCGCAAACCTGACTGGATCCGCGTCAAGGCGCCGACCAGCCCTGGCTATGCCGAAACCCGCAAGCTGATGCGCGATCTCAGCCTCAACACGGTATGCGAGGAAGCGGCCTGTCCGAACATCGGCGAATGCTGGACGAAAAAACATGCAACGGTGATGATCCTTGGCGATACCTGCACGCGCGCCTGCGCCTTCTGCAACGTCAAGACGGGGATGCCCCGCCCGGTCGACCCGCTGGAGCCTGAGCATGTAGCGCTCGCGGCGGCGAAGATGGGCCTGACGCATATCGTCATCACCTCGGTCGACCGCGACGACCTGCCCGACGGCGGCGCGAGTCAGTTCGTCAGGGTTATTGAGGCGCTGCGCCGCGAGACCCCGTCGACGACGATCGAGATCCTGACCCCCGATTTCCGCAACAAGCCCGAAAGCGCAGTGGCTTCGATCGTCGATGCGCGCCCGGACGTCTACAACCATAATCTTGAAACCGTCCCGCGGCTTTATCCGACGATCCGCCCCGGCGCGCGCTATTACGCGTCGCTGCGCCTTCTCGAGCAGGTCAAGCGCCGCGATCCCTCGATCTTCACCAAATCGGGCATAATGCTCGGACTGGGAGAAGAGCGGATGGAAGTCCATCAGGTGATGGATGACATGCGCAGCGCCGACATCGACTTCATGACGATGGGCCAGTATCTTCAACCGACGCCGAAGCATGCCAAGGTGATCGATTTCGTCACCCCGCAGGCCTTCGACGCCTATGCGCAGATCGCCCGCGCGAAGGGCTTCCTTCAAGTCGCCTCCTCGCCCTTGACCCGTTCGAGCTATCACGCCGGTGACGATTTCGAGCGGATGCGCGCGGCGCGCGAGGCGCAGCTCGCCCGCGCGGCCGCTAGCTGA
- a CDS encoding type II toxin-antitoxin system RatA family toxin: MPRHHETRELPYSAEQMFALVTDIARYPEFLPWVVALRVRSEDESEAVADMIVGFKGLRESFSCRVEKRRPSHVAVHYIDGPMRHLDNEWHFTPLEGGGCRVDFMVDFSFRNRLFETLAGQMFDKALRRMIAAFEERAAALYGVAA; encoded by the coding sequence GTGCCCCGGCACCACGAGACCCGCGAGCTGCCCTACAGCGCCGAGCAGATGTTCGCGCTCGTAACCGATATCGCGCGCTATCCCGAATTTCTGCCGTGGGTCGTTGCCCTGCGGGTCCGCAGTGAGGATGAGAGCGAGGCGGTGGCCGACATGATCGTCGGATTCAAGGGACTGCGCGAAAGCTTTTCGTGTCGGGTCGAAAAGCGCCGCCCGAGCCACGTGGCGGTCCATTATATCGATGGGCCGATGCGCCACCTCGACAATGAGTGGCATTTCACCCCGCTCGAAGGCGGCGGATGCCGGGTCGATTTCATGGTCGACTTCTCGTTTCGCAACCGGTTGTTCGAGACGCTTGCGGGGCAGATGTTCGACAAGGCGCTCCGCCGAATGATCGCAGCGTTCGAGGAACGCGCGGCCGCACTCTATGGGGTCGCAGCCTAG
- the putP gene encoding sodium/proline symporter PutP, with translation MNNATLFAIGAYFVLMLAIGVYAWRKSTSDSSEYLLSGRSLGPAVTALAAGASDMSGWLMLGLPGALYASGLVESWIAIGLFIGAWVNWLVVAPRLRAQTESYGNALTIPEYLGNRFGDQRHRLRLVASLVIVIFFAVYSASGLVAGGKLFETAFGFDYQAGLWITATVVVAYVVLGGFLAVSLTDFVQGTIMMVALIVVPAAALLGLPEGSSARATLDAIDPDMTSLLGGTTALAIASAAAWGLGYFGQPHIIVRFMAIRSVKDIPTARRIGMSWMGISLLGAIAVGLIGRAFAESNGMAVADPETIFILLGETLFHPLLFGFLLSAILAAVMSTISAQLLVTGSSLTEDFYRLFIRRAASEREIVTVGRLSVVGVAAIAMLLAQDPDGSVLKLVSHAWAGFGAAFGPLILFALTWRRMTLAGALAGMITGAAVVMIWIRLGWDSSLYELLPGFIAAALAILVVSLVTKPPLAETTPHG, from the coding sequence ATGAACAACGCGACCCTTTTTGCCATCGGCGCTTATTTCGTGCTGATGCTGGCTATCGGCGTTTACGCTTGGCGCAAGTCGACTTCTGACAGCAGCGAATATCTTTTGAGCGGACGCAGCCTCGGTCCCGCAGTGACCGCATTGGCTGCAGGCGCGTCGGACATGTCGGGCTGGCTGATGCTGGGGCTTCCAGGCGCCCTCTATGCCTCGGGCCTCGTTGAAAGCTGGATCGCAATCGGGCTGTTCATTGGCGCCTGGGTCAACTGGCTGGTCGTCGCGCCGCGGCTGCGCGCGCAAACCGAAAGCTACGGCAACGCGCTGACGATACCTGAATATCTCGGCAATCGCTTTGGGGACCAACGCCACCGGCTGCGCCTCGTCGCGAGCCTCGTCATCGTCATCTTCTTCGCCGTCTACAGTGCCTCGGGCCTCGTGGCGGGGGGGAAACTCTTCGAGACCGCCTTCGGGTTCGACTATCAGGCTGGGCTTTGGATCACGGCGACGGTCGTCGTTGCCTATGTTGTCCTTGGCGGTTTCCTTGCTGTGAGCCTTACCGATTTTGTGCAGGGCACCATCATGATGGTCGCGCTGATCGTGGTGCCGGCCGCAGCGCTTCTCGGATTGCCCGAGGGAAGCAGTGCCCGCGCGACGCTTGACGCGATCGACCCCGACATGACGAGCCTGCTGGGCGGCACCACGGCGCTCGCCATTGCCTCAGCGGCCGCCTGGGGACTCGGCTATTTCGGGCAGCCGCACATCATCGTGCGCTTCATGGCGATCCGGTCGGTGAAGGATATACCCACCGCCCGGCGCATCGGGATGAGCTGGATGGGAATATCACTCCTCGGCGCGATCGCGGTCGGGCTCATCGGGCGCGCCTTTGCCGAGAGCAACGGAATGGCGGTCGCCGACCCCGAGACGATTTTCATCCTGCTTGGCGAAACGCTGTTTCACCCACTCCTCTTCGGCTTCCTGCTCTCCGCCATCCTCGCCGCGGTCATGAGCACGATTTCGGCGCAGCTTCTCGTCACCGGTTCCTCACTGACCGAGGACTTTTACCGCCTCTTCATTCGCCGCGCGGCGAGTGAGCGCGAAATCGTCACGGTCGGCCGCCTGTCGGTCGTGGGCGTGGCGGCCATAGCGATGCTGCTCGCTCAAGACCCCGACGGCAGCGTCCTCAAGCTCGTCAGCCACGCCTGGGCGGGTTTCGGCGCCGCCTTTGGCCCGCTGATACTGTTCGCGCTGACGTGGCGGCGAATGACGCTCGCGGGCGCGCTCGCGGGGATGATAACCGGGGCGGCGGTAGTGATGATCTGGATTCGACTCGGCTGGGATAGTAGCCTCTACGAACTGCTTCCCGGCTTCATCGCGGCAGCGCTTGCCATCCTGGTCGTCAGCCTGGTGACAAAGCCCCCGCTCGCGGAGACGACACCCCATGGTTGA
- the phaR gene encoding polyhydroxyalkanoate synthesis repressor PhaR: MAKAKTAADGDVVTIKKYANRRLYDTERSCYITLDDLGAMVRDGRDFRVVDAKSGEDITHNVLTQIIMDTETRGETLLPVNFLRQLIGMYGDKMQSMVPQYLEASMATFRKNQQDVRAALEGALGANPLAELTRRNLEMFQQATSAFMPGAVGGKTKDAEIAALKAEIAELRAELARKK, translated from the coding sequence ATGGCGAAGGCAAAGACGGCAGCAGACGGCGATGTCGTCACCATCAAGAAATACGCCAACCGGCGGCTCTACGACACCGAACGCAGTTGTTACATCACGCTCGACGATCTGGGCGCGATGGTCCGCGACGGCCGCGATTTCCGCGTTGTGGACGCGAAAAGCGGTGAAGACATAACGCATAATGTCCTGACGCAGATCATCATGGATACCGAGACGCGGGGCGAAACCCTGCTTCCTGTGAATTTTCTGCGGCAGCTCATCGGCATGTACGGCGACAAGATGCAGTCGATGGTTCCGCAATATCTCGAAGCGTCAATGGCGACCTTTCGCAAGAACCAACAGGATGTTCGCGCGGCGCTGGAGGGGGCGCTGGGGGCGAACCCGCTCGCCGAACTGACCCGCCGCAATCTGGAAATGTTCCAGCAGGCCACCAGCGCCTTCATGCCAGGCGCGGTGGGTGGCAAGACAAAGGATGCCGAAATTGCGGCGCTCAAGGCCGAAATCGCCGAGCTTCGGGCCGAACTCGCCAGAAAGAAATAA
- a CDS encoding TonB-dependent receptor domain-containing protein: MTKTRLLLSAALFAQTAGAAHAREAPLCPADNPDCADAIIVTGSRIARPRFETVEPALVVSSDAIEMRGFDSIGQALKEQPAFGTPGATPIGEQSPLAQGQSFVNFLGLGSQRTLTLVDGRRFVSSNTASIFGPTGAGNQVDLNLIPTKLVDRVETIAVGGAPIYGADAIAGTVNILLRRDFAGFELDGQAGISSRGDGASQRVRALAGHNFGGGRGNITIAGEYSRAEGLTGADRAFFAQGGFFGNASDPASPFLQELYRDRRLPAVSESGIPLVGDGIPLSVEQQIATFGFPGFHFGISDASGSQLRFDENGGLTAIDFGRYAAAPGTFGVDFEGGNGFSAAPSTNLLASTRRYSGVALARYDLSDNVRLFGEAWYANSKGRNLRTQPVFNTGLAGPGGSPDGNIIVSIDNPYLSPEARAAILAAINMNPLSDQNLGGFPQDYFYLSRANSDLTTGESTGEVELMRFVAGLSGALDFAAGRWDWEVAGNIGRSKSTSRSRELVQQNFLNAVDAVRDGNGDIVCRPGAVNAPVATVSSICAPLNLFGTGRSSQAALDYITAIATPVSLNKQKQFTASLTGPLFALPGGDFAVAFGYEHRAESQDFDPGAFFYGADDPDPLTDSNGDGDPANDRIGYGRATPVLPVYGKFNTDEFSAEFLAPIISPASGAPINLIEVKGAARYVDHSLAGGDWTWTLGGRLGIVPDLVFRGNFTRAIRAPAVTELFNPSSSYFGFAADPCDAANRGNGPDPATRQANCAADGLPANFQSLSNSRTFAQAIAGNPALANEKANSWTLGVVLEPRFAPQLRASVDYVDIHLKDAISNGGASSIVANCYDSSDFANAADCARFTRGSDGQLSFVEVQYLNLAEQRYKGYLATLDYRVPLGSGARSVGFSVAYQHIDELSTRADAASQRVQLDGMIGYARDQALATFDYSAADLGLFAQVNYIGKARINPQAAPNFYPGGLDRVSAIAFVNLGASVRADDRFTLRVAVDNVFDRQPPYPYPATGGGTTYFSGVLGRYVRFGASASF; this comes from the coding sequence ATGACCAAGACGCGCCTTCTTCTGAGCGCTGCTCTCTTCGCGCAGACCGCCGGCGCCGCGCACGCGCGGGAAGCCCCGCTCTGCCCCGCCGATAACCCCGACTGCGCTGATGCAATCATCGTCACCGGGTCGCGCATTGCACGTCCGCGCTTCGAGACCGTCGAACCGGCGCTCGTCGTTTCCTCGGACGCTATCGAGATGCGCGGCTTCGACTCGATCGGCCAGGCGCTGAAGGAGCAACCCGCGTTTGGCACCCCCGGCGCGACGCCGATCGGCGAGCAGTCGCCGCTGGCGCAGGGACAGAGCTTCGTCAATTTCCTCGGCCTCGGCTCGCAGCGCACGCTCACGCTCGTCGACGGGCGGCGTTTCGTGTCGTCGAACACGGCCTCGATCTTCGGCCCGACCGGCGCCGGGAACCAGGTCGACCTCAACCTCATCCCGACCAAGCTGGTGGACCGCGTCGAGACGATCGCAGTGGGCGGGGCCCCCATATACGGCGCCGACGCCATCGCCGGAACGGTAAACATCCTATTGCGGCGCGACTTCGCGGGCTTCGAACTCGACGGTCAAGCCGGGATTTCAAGCCGCGGCGACGGAGCAAGCCAGCGCGTCCGCGCGCTCGCAGGGCATAATTTCGGGGGCGGCCGCGGCAATATCACCATCGCGGGCGAGTATAGCCGCGCCGAAGGGCTGACCGGCGCTGACCGCGCCTTTTTTGCGCAGGGCGGCTTCTTCGGCAACGCGAGCGATCCTGCCTCGCCCTTCCTGCAGGAGCTCTACCGCGACCGCCGCCTGCCCGCAGTCTCCGAATCCGGCATTCCCCTCGTCGGCGACGGCATCCCGCTGAGCGTCGAGCAGCAGATTGCGACCTTCGGGTTTCCGGGCTTCCACTTCGGGATCAGCGACGCGAGCGGCAGCCAGCTCCGATTCGACGAGAATGGGGGGCTCACCGCGATCGACTTCGGCCGTTACGCCGCGGCGCCGGGGACGTTCGGGGTGGATTTCGAGGGCGGCAACGGCTTCAGCGCGGCGCCGTCGACCAACCTCCTTGCCTCGACGCGGCGCTACAGCGGCGTCGCGCTCGCCCGCTATGACCTGTCCGACAATGTGCGGCTGTTCGGCGAAGCCTGGTATGCGAACAGCAAGGGGCGCAACCTGCGCACTCAGCCGGTGTTCAACACCGGCCTCGCCGGGCCGGGAGGGTCGCCCGACGGCAATATCATCGTGAGCATCGACAACCCCTATCTGTCCCCCGAAGCGCGCGCCGCGATCCTCGCCGCGATCAACATGAATCCGCTCTCGGACCAGAATCTCGGAGGGTTTCCGCAAGACTATTTCTACCTCTCCCGCGCCAACAGCGATCTTACCACCGGCGAGTCGACTGGCGAGGTCGAGCTGATGCGCTTCGTCGCGGGTCTCTCGGGCGCGCTCGATTTCGCGGCGGGGCGTTGGGATTGGGAAGTCGCGGGCAATATCGGCCGATCCAAATCTACGAGCCGTTCGCGCGAACTGGTACAGCAAAATTTCCTCAATGCGGTCGATGCGGTGCGCGATGGCAACGGGGATATCGTCTGCCGCCCTGGCGCCGTGAACGCACCGGTCGCGACGGTGAGCAGTATCTGCGCGCCGCTGAACCTCTTTGGCACCGGCAGAAGCTCACAGGCCGCGCTCGATTATATCACCGCGATTGCAACGCCCGTGTCGCTCAACAAGCAGAAGCAGTTCACCGCTTCGCTGACCGGCCCGCTCTTCGCGCTTCCCGGCGGCGATTTCGCGGTCGCCTTCGGCTACGAGCATCGCGCTGAATCGCAGGATTTCGATCCCGGCGCCTTTTTTTACGGCGCGGACGACCCCGATCCGCTGACCGACAGCAACGGCGACGGCGATCCAGCGAACGACCGCATCGGCTATGGCCGCGCCACGCCGGTTCTGCCGGTCTATGGCAAGTTCAATACCGACGAGTTTTCGGCGGAGTTCCTGGCGCCCATAATCTCGCCGGCAAGCGGCGCGCCGATCAACCTGATCGAGGTCAAGGGCGCCGCGCGCTACGTCGATCACAGCCTCGCAGGCGGGGACTGGACGTGGACCCTCGGCGGGCGGCTCGGGATCGTCCCCGATCTGGTCTTCCGCGGCAATTTCACCCGGGCGATCCGCGCGCCCGCGGTTACCGAGCTGTTCAATCCGTCGAGCAGCTACTTCGGCTTCGCGGCCGACCCGTGCGACGCGGCGAACCGCGGCAACGGCCCCGATCCTGCGACGCGCCAAGCGAACTGCGCCGCCGACGGCCTGCCCGCCAACTTCCAGTCGCTGTCGAACAGCCGTACCTTTGCGCAGGCGATCGCGGGCAACCCTGCCCTCGCCAATGAAAAGGCGAACAGCTGGACACTGGGCGTCGTCCTTGAGCCGCGCTTCGCACCGCAGCTGCGGGCGAGTGTCGACTATGTCGACATCCACCTCAAGGACGCGATCAGCAATGGCGGCGCCAGCAGCATCGTCGCGAACTGTTATGACTCATCCGACTTTGCGAACGCCGCCGATTGCGCGCGCTTCACCCGCGGTTCCGACGGGCAGCTCAGCTTTGTCGAGGTGCAATATCTGAACCTCGCCGAGCAACGTTACAAAGGCTATCTGGCCACGCTCGACTATCGCGTTCCGCTCGGCAGCGGAGCTCGCTCGGTCGGGTTCAGCGTCGCCTATCAACATATCGACGAACTCAGCACCCGCGCCGATGCCGCGTCGCAGCGGGTACAGCTCGACGGAATGATCGGCTATGCCAGGGACCAGGCGCTGGCGACGTTCGATTACAGCGCCGCCGATCTGGGTCTGTTCGCGCAGGTCAATTATATCGGCAAGGCGCGGATCAATCCGCAGGCGGCGCCGAATTTCTACCCCGGCGGGCTCGACCGCGTATCGGCGATCGCCTTCGTCAACCTCGGCGCCAGCGTGCGCGCCGATGACCGCTTTACCCTGCGCGTCGCGGTCGACAATGTCTTCGACCGCCAGCCGCCCTATCCCTATCCGGCGACGGGCGGCGGCACGACCTATTTCAGCGGCGTGCTCGGTCGCTATGTGCGGTTCGGGGCGAGCGCGAGCTTTTAG
- a CDS encoding MFS transporter encodes MSNAATYQPTAKDIRMVIAASSAGTIFEWYDFFIYGTLAAIIGKAFFPSDNTTLEVLLVWAGFAVGFGFRPLGAVLFGFLGDRLGRKYTFLVTVTLMGIATAGVGMIPPAATIGIAAPIIVIGLRILQGLALGGEYGGAAIYVAEHSPPEKRGYYTSFIQASVVGGFVLSLIVVLSCKAVMSEDLWNAWGWRVPFLLSLLLLAISLWMRLKLSESPVFQAMKAEGEIARNPLKESFTYPGNGRRIFVAMIGIAAGLTVIWYTAMFSGLSFLKGPMKVDDTAAEIIVGVAAALGMAFFVIAGRLSDRIGRKKPIVWGYAATLALLFPLFWWMGSVANPALEAAAARAPVVVTGSQCSFDPFAKEQPTACGKTLGELTRLGVPYKVAASDRSFDSVQIHIGGRAVASEDPALLQPALEAMGYSFEKQIPGPLGVIVILLALLGLSALSGFTYGPVAALLAEMFPPHVRYSSLSIPYHLGTGYFGGFLPLIASFIVAKTGNAYAGLWYTWGVVLAAFLVTVFMLKEPVEGQWGKAPPA; translated from the coding sequence ATGAGCAACGCTGCGACCTATCAGCCGACCGCGAAGGATATCCGCATGGTCATCGCCGCTTCGTCGGCGGGTACCATCTTCGAATGGTATGATTTTTTCATCTACGGCACGCTTGCGGCGATCATAGGCAAGGCGTTTTTTCCTAGCGACAATACCACGCTGGAAGTTTTGCTCGTCTGGGCCGGGTTCGCGGTCGGCTTCGGCTTCCGGCCGCTTGGAGCGGTCCTTTTCGGCTTTCTCGGCGACCGCCTGGGGCGCAAATACACCTTTCTTGTCACGGTCACGCTGATGGGAATTGCGACCGCGGGCGTCGGAATGATTCCGCCTGCGGCGACGATCGGCATCGCGGCGCCAATCATCGTTATCGGGCTTCGCATCCTGCAGGGGCTCGCGCTCGGCGGCGAATATGGCGGTGCAGCCATTTATGTCGCGGAGCATTCGCCGCCGGAAAAGCGCGGCTATTACACGAGCTTCATCCAGGCGAGTGTCGTCGGCGGTTTCGTCCTCAGCCTCATCGTTGTCCTGTCCTGCAAGGCGGTGATGTCCGAGGATCTTTGGAACGCCTGGGGATGGCGCGTCCCCTTCCTCCTGTCGCTCCTGCTCCTCGCGATTTCGCTGTGGATGCGATTGAAGCTGTCCGAAAGTCCGGTCTTCCAGGCGATGAAGGCCGAAGGTGAGATTGCGCGCAATCCGCTCAAGGAAAGCTTCACCTATCCAGGCAATGGCCGCCGCATCTTCGTCGCGATGATCGGGATTGCGGCAGGGCTGACGGTGATATGGTACACCGCGATGTTCTCCGGGCTTTCCTTCCTCAAGGGGCCGATGAAGGTGGACGACACCGCCGCCGAAATCATCGTGGGCGTGGCGGCGGCGCTCGGCATGGCTTTCTTCGTGATTGCGGGACGCCTATCGGATCGGATCGGGCGCAAGAAGCCGATCGTCTGGGGCTATGCCGCCACGCTCGCTTTGCTCTTTCCGCTTTTCTGGTGGATGGGCAGCGTGGCCAATCCCGCCCTCGAGGCCGCGGCCGCGCGCGCACCCGTTGTCGTCACTGGGTCGCAATGCAGCTTCGACCCCTTCGCCAAGGAGCAGCCCACTGCCTGCGGCAAGACCCTTGGCGAGCTCACCAGGCTGGGCGTGCCGTACAAGGTGGCGGCGAGCGATCGCAGCTTTGATAGCGTCCAGATTCACATCGGTGGCCGCGCTGTCGCGAGCGAGGATCCCGCGCTTCTCCAGCCCGCCCTCGAGGCGATGGGCTACAGTTTCGAAAAGCAGATTCCTGGCCCGCTGGGTGTCATCGTCATCCTTCTTGCGCTGCTGGGGCTGAGCGCGCTTTCGGGGTTCACTTATGGCCCCGTCGCTGCGCTGCTGGCGGAAATGTTCCCGCCGCATGTCCGCTATTCGTCCCTGTCGATCCCTTATCATCTCGGCACCGGCTATTTTGGCGGTTTTCTTCCGCTCATCGCGAGCTTCATCGTTGCGAAGACGGGCAATGCATATGCGGGCCTCTGGTATACATGGGGGGTGGTGCTCGCCGCTTTCCTCGTCACCGTCTTCATGCTCAAGGAACCGGTCGAGGGGCAGTGGGGCAAGGCACCTCCCGCCTGA